In Halovivax gelatinilyticus, the following are encoded in one genomic region:
- a CDS encoding antitoxin VapB family protein: MATKTVRLDEDVYERIKSKKREDETFSAAIDRLTSDYSLLDFAGGYTDEDAARHRDLLERSEETAAEDRRKLLDRVGADGE; this comes from the coding sequence ATGGCCACGAAGACGGTCAGACTCGACGAAGACGTCTACGAGCGCATCAAGTCGAAAAAGCGCGAGGACGAGACGTTTTCGGCGGCGATCGACCGACTCACGTCGGACTACTCGCTTCTCGACTTCGCGGGCGGGTACACCGACGAGGATGCGGCGCGCCACCGGGACCTGCTCGAACGCTCCGAGGAAACCGCCGCCGAAGACCGCCGAAAACTCCTCGACCGGGTGGGTGCGGACGGAGAATGA
- a CDS encoding PIN domain-containing protein — protein MILDTEFLISLRAEEDAALALAADFEAAGVPTRVPTVVVEELYVGVGAGATPAENALVYDALVANKPVVPLDERIARRAGTVEGAHLTSDSKPNLGPADAIVAATGLVYEEAIVTNDGDFEHVDGLTVESY, from the coding sequence ATGATCCTCGACACCGAGTTTCTCATCTCGCTCAGGGCCGAAGAAGACGCCGCGCTTGCGCTCGCCGCGGATTTCGAAGCCGCTGGCGTCCCCACCCGCGTTCCGACGGTCGTCGTCGAAGAACTCTACGTCGGGGTCGGAGCGGGAGCCACGCCGGCGGAGAACGCTCTGGTATACGACGCGCTCGTGGCGAACAAGCCGGTCGTCCCGCTCGACGAACGAATCGCCAGGCGGGCGGGCACGGTCGAGGGTGCGCACCTGACGAGCGACTCGAAGCCGAATCTCGGACCGGCAGACGCGATCGTCGCGGCCACCGGACTCGTCTACGAGGAAGCGATCGTCACGAACGATGGGGACTTCGAGCATGTCGATGGCCTCACCGTCGAATCGTACTGA
- a CDS encoding universal stress protein, which yields MTVLAAIDDIERSTTVVEIAHDLAEAYDDTLVALHVVPEAEFQEHRESIRQIPEFEDYSIEQEQGSAAEFATKFVRNVVDDLDQNRFEARGRIGDVTDEILAEADRLDPRYLVISGRRRSPTGKAVFGNTTQQILLNAECPVVTRLES from the coding sequence ATGACCGTTTTAGCGGCCATCGACGATATCGAACGTTCGACGACCGTCGTCGAGATCGCCCACGATCTCGCCGAAGCCTACGACGACACGCTCGTCGCCTTGCACGTCGTCCCGGAAGCGGAGTTTCAGGAACACCGAGAGTCCATCCGACAGATTCCCGAGTTCGAAGACTACTCGATCGAGCAAGAACAGGGCAGTGCGGCGGAGTTCGCCACGAAGTTCGTCCGGAACGTCGTCGACGACCTCGATCAAAACCGATTCGAAGCGCGCGGACGCATCGGAGACGTCACCGACGAGATCCTGGCCGAAGCCGACCGCCTCGATCCCCGATACCTCGTCATCAGCGGCCGACGACGGTCGCCAACCGGCAAAGCGGTGTTCGGAAACACGACTCAGCAGATCCTGCTCAACGCCGAGTGTCCCGTCGTGACGCGACTGGAATCCTAA
- a CDS encoding class I SAM-dependent methyltransferase: protein MKDDTRVPDYASVTKGQRETWSSGDFNEIARQNVEMAERLCNAVDPHPGQRVLDVACGSGTAALIAERRYCDVTGVDYVPELIERAETRARVNGQEIDFQVGDAQDMPFPDEDFDAVVSVYGVQFAPDQQRAARELIRVCKPGGTIGLAGPIPAGWSGDWFETHARYVPPPPGVPSPLRWGTSGGLDELLGAGTRSITSERRTTRQYYRSIDHAVDVFSTYFGPTIRALETLDAAGRARLRTDLEEVFDRYNLATDGTAIVENQYAQTIATRA, encoded by the coding sequence ATGAAGGACGATACTCGAGTACCAGACTACGCGAGCGTAACGAAGGGCCAGCGTGAGACGTGGTCTAGCGGCGATTTTAACGAGATCGCCCGCCAGAACGTGGAGATGGCCGAGAGACTCTGCAACGCCGTCGACCCACATCCCGGCCAGCGAGTCCTGGACGTGGCCTGTGGAAGCGGAACGGCGGCGCTGATCGCGGAGCGACGGTACTGCGACGTCACGGGGGTAGACTACGTGCCGGAGTTGATCGAGCGAGCGGAGACGCGGGCGCGTGTCAACGGCCAGGAGATCGACTTCCAGGTCGGTGACGCGCAGGACATGCCCTTCCCCGACGAAGACTTCGACGCGGTGGTCTCGGTCTACGGTGTGCAGTTTGCGCCCGACCAGCAACGGGCGGCGCGCGAATTGATCCGAGTGTGCAAACCGGGCGGCACGATCGGCCTGGCGGGCCCGATTCCCGCGGGGTGGAGCGGCGACTGGTTCGAGACGCACGCCCGGTACGTCCCGCCACCCCCCGGCGTCCCGTCGCCCCTCCGGTGGGGAACCAGCGGTGGACTCGACGAACTACTCGGAGCAGGCACGCGGTCGATTACCAGCGAGCGACGAACGACACGGCAGTACTATCGATCGATCGACCACGCGGTGGACGTGTTCAGCACGTACTTCGGTCCGACGATACGGGCGCTCGAAACGCTCGATGCGGCGGGGAGAGCGCGCCTTCGAACCGACCTCGAGGAGGTGTTCGATCGCTACAACCTGGCGACGGACGGGACGGCCATCGTCGAGAACCAGTACGCCCAGACAATCGCCACTCGTGCGTAA
- a CDS encoding carboxymuconolactone decarboxylase family protein, producing the protein MATTHHQPYDETVTDIEETLGIVPGYLTALPEQELINEWPILKRFLFGETEIDPKTREFVGLAMAAAIGCEYCRHFHRGAAQLHGATDDELAELAFLASYTPRYSAMIQAQDYDVDVFKSEVEEIATHLQTQAKAGGD; encoded by the coding sequence ATGGCGACAACACACCACCAACCGTACGACGAGACGGTAACGGACATCGAGGAGACGCTCGGAATCGTTCCGGGGTATCTGACGGCGCTACCCGAGCAGGAGCTGATCAACGAGTGGCCGATCTTGAAGCGTTTTCTCTTCGGAGAGACCGAGATAGACCCCAAGACCCGCGAGTTCGTCGGACTCGCGATGGCGGCGGCGATCGGCTGTGAGTACTGCAGACACTTCCACCGCGGCGCCGCCCAGCTCCACGGCGCGACGGACGACGAACTCGCAGAACTCGCCTTCCTGGCGAGTTACACGCCACGGTACAGCGCGATGATCCAGGCGCAGGATTACGACGTCGACGTCTTCAAATCGGAAGTCGAAGAGATCGCGACACACCTACAAACTCAGGCGAAGGCCGGAGGAGACTGA
- a CDS encoding DUF1059 domain-containing protein, with protein sequence MAHAHKLDCESVSDTCRFIIQSEDEEETVELARKHMKEVHGQEYSDEELRADHLQTV encoded by the coding sequence ATGGCACACGCACACAAACTCGATTGCGAGTCGGTATCGGACACCTGCCGATTCATCATCCAATCGGAAGACGAAGAAGAGACGGTCGAACTGGCGCGAAAACACATGAAAGAGGTCCACGGACAGGAGTACTCGGACGAGGAACTCCGGGCGGACCACCTGCAGACCGTTTGA
- a CDS encoding methyltransferase domain-containing protein, whose product MARSLDVDKLEREVKAVYRDVAETPDGEFHFEMGRPLAARLGYRPADLEWAPDEAIDSFAGVGYHFDLADLRTGEDVLDLGSGSGMDVFVAAGHVGENGSVAGLDMTDEQLANARRLRDEMGFQNVSFERGYVEELPFDDETFDVVVSNGVINLSAAKDRVFSEMRRVLKPGGRIALSDIVSERRLSEGIKTDADLWAACIGGAEQVDDYASMIETPGFEIDALRDNSQYEFTSDRAKGACHTYGVKSISLTARSQD is encoded by the coding sequence ATGGCACGATCACTCGACGTCGACAAACTCGAACGGGAAGTGAAGGCGGTCTATCGGGATGTCGCCGAGACACCCGACGGCGAGTTCCACTTCGAGATGGGACGGCCGCTAGCAGCGCGACTGGGCTACCGACCGGCGGATCTCGAGTGGGCACCCGACGAGGCGATCGACTCCTTCGCCGGCGTCGGCTACCACTTCGACCTCGCCGACCTTCGGACGGGCGAGGACGTCCTCGATCTGGGCAGCGGCTCCGGGATGGACGTCTTCGTCGCGGCTGGCCACGTCGGCGAAAACGGGAGCGTCGCCGGACTGGACATGACCGACGAACAGCTCGCGAACGCGCGCCGATTACGCGACGAGATGGGATTTCAGAACGTCTCCTTCGAGCGCGGGTACGTCGAGGAGCTGCCGTTCGACGACGAGACGTTCGACGTCGTCGTCTCGAACGGGGTCATCAACCTCTCGGCGGCGAAAGACCGCGTCTTCTCCGAGATGCGTCGCGTGCTCAAACCCGGCGGGCGGATCGCGCTCTCGGACATCGTCAGCGAGCGACGCCTCTCCGAGGGGATCAAAACCGACGCCGACCTCTGGGCGGCGTGTATCGGCGGCGCCGAACAGGTCGACGACTACGCGTCGATGATCGAGACGCCCGGCTTCGAGATCGACGCGTTGCGAGACAACTCACAGTACGAGTTCACCTCCGACCGAGCCAAGGGCGCCTGTCACACCTACGGCGTCAAGAGCATCTCGCTCACCGCTCGGTCGCAGGACTGA
- a CDS encoding antibiotic biosynthesis monooxygenase family protein, which yields MYLVTFRLAPGEYDAEFHELNETIQAVAEGTDGYLGKRTWTDPERDEVLVVYYWESLDALDSFGADSDHRRAKLRWTEWYDAYEVTVTEVRDAYGSGFGDDAGPPGAS from the coding sequence ATGTACCTCGTTACGTTTCGCCTCGCTCCGGGGGAGTACGACGCCGAGTTCCACGAGTTGAACGAGACGATACAGGCGGTCGCCGAGGGGACGGATGGCTATCTCGGAAAGCGCACGTGGACCGACCCCGAGCGCGACGAGGTGCTCGTCGTCTACTACTGGGAGTCGCTGGACGCGCTCGATTCGTTCGGCGCGGATTCTGACCACAGACGGGCGAAACTGCGCTGGACCGAGTGGTACGACGCCTACGAAGTCACCGTCACGGAGGTACGCGACGCGTACGGGAGCGGCTTCGGCGACGACGCTGGCCCGCCCGGAGCGTCGTAA